The genomic interval TTTACTGGGGCGTTTTTGGCTAATATAATGAACAAGATTACTTTCTATTTTTTATCAATTTTGTAAAGTCTTCCTTGATCGGTAACGGCGTATAATGCTTCATCTTTTCCTTGTGTAATATCTCTAAATCTTTGTCCTTCGCTGGCTAATAGTCTTTCTTCTCCAGACACTTTATTGTCTTTAAATGCTAAACGAACAATATGCTGACCGCTTAATGCACCTATAAATAAATTGTTTTGCCATTCTGGAACACGTTTTCCTGTGTAAAAAGTCATACCGCTAGGAGAAACAACGGGATCCCAATAATAAACTGGTTGTTCTAATCCTTCTTTTTGTGTTATTCCGTCTCCAATTTTAGTTCCGCTGTATTCAATTCCGTATGTAATTGTTGGCCAGCCGTAATTGGCTCCTGCAGTAATTCTGTTAATTTCATCGCCGCCTCTCGGACCGTGTTCGCTTTGCCACAATTCACCGCTTGTTGGATGAAGTGCCAAGCCTTGCGGATTTCTATGCCCGATAGAATAAAGTTCTGGTAAAGCACCAGTTCCACTAATAATTGGATTTCCAGGTGCCGCTTGCCCGCTAGTTGTAATTCGGACAACTTTACCCAAACTGCTATTTACAGCTTGCGCCAACGGACGAGTTTGTAATACTGAGCGTTCACCAATACTCACAAATAGATTTCCAGTTTTGTCAAATAAAACGCGGCCTCCATAATGTAGCGTACTCGCATTTGGTGTATTAGAACGATAAATAACAGTTACATTTTCCAGCGCCGTTTCGTTGTCAGATATTC from Flavobacterium sp. YJ01 carries:
- a CDS encoding PQQ-dependent sugar dehydrogenase, coding for MIIQKSIFLLAGLLVLGSCSNNDNDDSANTGPTGPPVETGTANTTYQPAFAGQTRAGSIQTTTEIESKVITNGLSAPWGVAYLPDGRLLVTEKAGNIKIVTQAGVIGNALTGVPAVNPADQGGLLGICLDPSYATNRMIYWAFSEAVAGGNITAVAKGRISDNETALENVTVIYRSNTPNASTLHYGGRVLFDKTGNLFVSIGERSVLQTRPLAQAVNSSLGKVVRITTSGQAAPGNPIISGTGALPELYSIGHRNPQGLALHPTSGELWQSEHGPRGGDEINRITAGANYGWPTITYGIEYSGTKIGDGITQKEGLEQPVYYWDPVVSPSGMTFYTGKRVPEWQNNLFIGALSGQHIVRLAFKDNKVSGEERLLASEGQRFRDITQGKDEALYAVTDQGRLYKIDKK